One window of the Hoplias malabaricus isolate fHopMal1 chromosome Y, fHopMal1.hap1, whole genome shotgun sequence genome contains the following:
- the LOC136677664 gene encoding protein transport protein Sec16A-like isoform X2: protein MGSEAQFYDQKYQKEEHKQKQHEQCTSEHSHNSQLRQMRCRDRSMSTDRNKTSTYWSENYTDYYNYGGWNPQGQYSNAYYQDYYYPCTYGYQTDFSKSNSQQYNTKPYNYEDWWRYDPRYDSSFDYDQFTQCQLSPCDQNDTESSHSGYSTQSMSSTNSQSSHFSWHSEQGWGYPIQQYTDYPHYDGNIQSPAHFVDHAHLEKESGKITVACSLKGPSTSEQFPFLHCCARFGPGGQLSVVLPNLPSEGKPALVQIHSTEQMMLQGCRDQPELQGFPGPLIKHKTHKSEVLEFIRKKRQECLHNETLVEKQASCLIWKLMELICKHNGKLVGTDISHLLLRNSDSSSKISTSDLIDFSNEALSRTVENKTCDAESASQDDVWAISNDTEKDLQCFRELLIFGKKKDALETAISKGLWGHAFMLAGKMDSRACSNVMSKFIDSLAVNDSLRTFYQLMSGKMPSSATCCEIKDCGHWHIHLAMVLSNHTHFKHLHQKTITRMGDTLASQGCSVAASFCYMVVQLGTDTQSTKTDTCLFGVNSSFNSSLPALKYATNEAIQRTEIFEYALSLGFDSVHLYNFQIFKFIYACRLAEAGLYIQALQYCEVISKALLASGSGHSLTLISQIIELSTKMRYVDQQFKDIPEIELSSEPEWLISIRKLHCHILEELNTHGSKTQDTNLPMLETNSQGTPPTIRTLPSYQISLLTTEKPDQENYTPDVHLVPPASQDILEYRDKPMIPKSSQILDPTCFQLSKKAVPLSVSPIYQMSSHQENLNGSPVEESIQDKPPAVLEPQIQILPTDVMQPEGLVHTDDSNDLPNDDSSETNASTNTLVRSQPSPSTLEPTAGDLQSQSLSIVPKSTQHTLDPHTLPSAMLSCSKSVATESEILPQITAPNIEPTTLASPMSVATECEPLPWLISPYKESQTVPSTTLPSISLETEIKCVHPTISPTTETNMVASTLSSSMSLVQDSVCIPPSCGPCTDLNSLSSTVLPSSKSLPAKSESIPQLIVPLPVTPSFDHMGKRCQKHHPVTQPSVAVAPLQMVSDNNQCYYSTKQNLSSPEVQQVHPKTTPRLCPAFEPQSLHSAVSNGKSQRTDTVDSQAVPLLTVPLPASHILPPISKDYSAIQGQHAAETEIRPAQMSCLLVDSALGQTPPRLFSANPYSMGEKMAHSKQTHTLSKPLIPRLFVPQSLHPDPKDQKEAGGGWLSWLFGKKKEVCFPVDTGKSLVWDENLQRWVDPSEEKKKRKHELVHSKRVNRMTTEKLGELAEPHTKGLSSGMPILTSGPKRGYMATLNPVLMSNNTDTHFYTSSSISSCEPPMVKPANTYQTDRAISGHSIKQVSEHMGWKQSAPSMPYSPTSDDILEEIM from the exons GCAGATGAGGTGCAGAGACAGGTCTATGAGCACTGACAGAAATAAAACCTCAACATACTGGTCAGAAAACTACACTGACTATTATAACTATGGag gtTGGAATCCTCAAGGACAATATTCTAATGCCTACTACCAAGATTACTACTATCCTTGCACTTATGGATACCAAACTGATTTCTCCAAAAGCAACAGTCAACAATATAACACAAA GCCTTACAACTATGAAGACTGGTGGAGATATGACCCACGTTATGATTCATCCTTTGACTATGATCAGTTCACCCAATGCCAGCTGTCTCCCTGTGATCAGAATGACACAGAAAGCAGCCACAGTGGCTACTCTACTCAGAGCATGTCTAGCACTAACAGTCAGAGTAGTCACTTTAGCTGGCATTCAGAACAG GGCTGGGGATACCCAATACAGCAGTACACTGACTATCCACATTATGATGGCAATATTCAGTCTCCAGCTCATTTTGTCGACCATGCTCATTTAGAGAAAGAATCCGGAAAAATCACAGTTGCATGCTCTTTAAAGG GTCCTTCCACCTCAGAGCAGTTCCCCTTCCTTCACTGCTGTGCTCGGTTTGGACCTGGTGGACAGCTGTCTGTTGTGCTTCCAAATCTTCCCTCTGAGGGCAAACCAGCACTGGTGCAGATCCACAGCACTGAG CAGATGATGCTGCAAGGCTGCAGGGACCAACCAGAACTCCAGGGCTTCCCAGGACCTCTAATAAA ACATAAGACCCATAAATCCGAGGTGCTGGAATTCATCAGAAAGAAGAGACAAGAATGCTTACATAATGAAACACTGGTAGAAAAACAAGCGTCTTGCCTAATATGGAAGCTCATGGAATTAATATGCAAACATAATGGT AAACTTGTGGGAACTGATATATCTCATCTTTTGTTGAGAAATTCAGACTCCTCCTCAAAAATTAGCACCTCTGATCTTATCGATTTTTCAAACGAAGCACTCAGTAGAACAGTGGAAAATAAGACATGTGATGCTGAATCAGCCAGTCAAGATGATGTTTGGGCAATATCAAATGACACAGAGAAGGATTTACAGTGCTTCAGAGAGCTGTTAATCTTTGGCAAGAAAAAG GATGCTCTGGAGACAGCGATAAGCAAAGGATTGTGGGGACATGCTTTCATGCTGGCTGGTAAAATGGATAGCAGGGCCTGTTCTAATGTGATGAGCAA GTTCATTGACAGTTTAGCAGTGAATGATTCATTGCGGACCTTTTATCAGCTAATGTCTGGAAAGATGCCATCATCTGCAACT TGTTGTGAAATTAAGGACTGCGGACATTGGCACATCCACCTGGCCATGGTTTTATCAAACCACACCCATTTCAAACATCTACACCAGAAAACCATTACTAGGATGGGAGACACACTGG CTTCCCAAGGATGTTCTGTTGCTGCAAGTTTCTGTTACATGGTGGTTCAACTAGGCACGGACACACAGAGTACCAAAACAGACACCTGTCTTTTTGGGGTCAATTCCAG TTTTAATTCTAGTTTACCAGCCCTGAAGTATGCTACCAATGAAGCAATCCAGCGTACTGAAATCTTTGAATATGCCCTGTCTCTTGGCTTTGATTCAGTTCACCTTTATAACTTtcag attttcaaatttatttatgcTTGCCGGTTAGCTGAAGCCGGACTTTACATTCAAGCGCTTCAGTACTGTGAAGTGATCTCTAAAGCACTGCTAGCCTCAGGTTCAGGACACTCTCTGACCTTGATAAGCCAGATCATTGAG TTGTCTACAAAAATGAGATACGTTGACCAGCAGTTTAAAGACATCCCAGAAATTGAATTATCATCAGAACCAGAATGGCTGATCAGCATAAGGAAACTTCACTGCCATATTTTA GAGGAACTGAACACACATGGCTCAAAGACACAGGATACAAATCTTCCTATGTTAGAGACAAACTCCCAGGGCACACCACCAACAATTAGAACTCTACCTTCATATCAAATTTCCCTTCTGACTACAGAGAAGCCGGACCAAGAAAATTATACTCCAGATGTGCACCTAGTACCACCAG CATCACAAGACATTCTTGAATATAGAGACAAACCCATGATTCCAAAGTCTAGCCAAATACTTGATCCAACTTGTTTTCAACTTAGCAAGAAG GCAGTTCCATTGTCTGTATCTCCAATTTACCAAATGTCTTCTCACCAAGAAAATCTAAATGGCTCACCAGTGGAGGAATCAATTCAAGACAAGCCACCAGCAGTGTTGGAACCCCAGATTCAGATTTTGCCCACTGATGTAATGCAACCTGAAGGACTAGTTCACACAGATGATTCAAACGATTTGCCAAATGATGATTCCAGTGAAACCAACGCGTCAACAAATACTCTGGTCCGTTCACAGCCATCTCCATCAACGCTGGAGCCAACTGCAGGTGATCTCCAATCCCAGTCTCTGAGCATTGTTCCTAAATCTACACAACATACACTGGATCCTCATACATTGCCTTCAGCAATGTTATCTTGCTCCAAGTCAGTGGCAACAGAATCAGAGATTCTGCCTCAGATAACTGCTCCAAATATAGAGCCCACAACACTGGCTTCTCCAATGTCAGTGGCAACAGAGTGTGAACCATTACCTTGGTTGATTTCTCCTTATAAAGAGTCCCAAACAGTGCCTTCTACAACATTACCTTCCATATCATTGGAAACAGAAATTAAGTGTGTCCATCCGACAATTTCACCAACCACAGAGACAAATATGGTGGCTTCTACATTATCTTCTTCCATGTCACTGGTACAAGATTCAGTGTGTATACCTCCATCGTGTGGCCCATGCACAGATCTAAATTCATTGTCTTCTACAGTATTACCTTCATCCAAGTCCCTGCCAGCAAAATCAGAGTCTATTCCGCAGTTAATTGTGCCACTGCCTGTTACACCATCTTTTGACCACATGGGTAAACGGTGTCAAAAACACCATCCAGTAACTCAACCAAGTGTTGCTGTAGCTCCACTCCAAATGGTATCTGATAATAATCAGTGTTATTATTCTACAAAGCAGAACTTGTCTTCACCCGAGGTACAACAAGTGCATCCCAAGACAACACCCAGGCTGTGCCCAGCCTTTGAGCCCCAGTCACTTCATTCAGCTGTGTCCAATGGAAAATCTCAGCGAACAGATACTGTGGACTCACAAGCAGTGCCTCTTCTTACTGTGCCTTTACCTGCATCCCATATTTTGCCTCCAATCAGCAAAGATTATTCAGCAATCCAGGGTCAGCATGCAGCAGAGACAGAGATCAGACCTGCCCAGATGTCATGCCTGTTGGTAGACTCAGCTCTAGGCCAGACACCTCCCAGACTTTTCAGTGCAAATCCCTATTCCATGGGAGAGAAAATGGCTCACTcaaagcagacacacacattatcaAAACCCTTGATACCTCGGCTCTTTGTCCCTCAGAGTCTACATCCAGATCCCAAAGACCAAAAG GAAGCTGGAGGTGGGTGGCTCAGTTGGTTGTTTGGCAAAAAGAAGGAAGTTTGTTTCCCTGTAGATACTGGCAAATCA CTTGTTTGGGATGAAAACCTTCAAAGATGGGTGGATCCCagtgaggaaaagaaaaag AGAAAACATGAGTTAGTGCATTCTAAAAGAGTTAATAGGATGACTACTGAAAAGTTAGGAGAATTGGCTGAGCCACACACGAAGGGGCTATCCAGTGGCATGCCCATTTTGACATCAG GGCCTAAGAGAGGATATATGGCAACTCTCAATCCAGTCTTAATGTCTAACAATACAGACACTCATTTTTACACTTCATCAAGCATAAGCAGTTGTGAGCCACCAATGGTCAAGCCTGCCAACACATATCAAACTGACCGAG CTATTTCTGGACACTCTATAAAGCAAGTATCTGAACACATGGGATGGAAGCAAAGTGCCCCGTCTATGCCATATTCACCAACATCTGAT GATATTCTTGAAGAGATAATGTGA
- the LOC136677664 gene encoding protein transport protein Sec16A-like isoform X4 produces the protein MGSEAQFYDQKYQKEEHKQKQHEQCTSEHSHNSQLRQMRCRDRSMSTDRNKTSTYWSENYTDYYNYGGWNPQGQYSNAYYQDYYYPCTYGYQTDFSKSNSQQYNTKPYNYEDWWRYDPRYDSSFDYDQFTQCQLSPCDQNDTESSHSGYSTQSMSSTNSQSSHFSWHSEQGWGYPIQQYTDYPHYDGNIQSPAHFVDHAHLEKESGKITVACSLKGPSTSEQFPFLHCCARFGPGGQLSVVLPNLPSEGKPALVQIHSTEQMMLQGCRDQPELQGFPGPLIKHKTHKSEVLEFIRKKRQECLHNETLVEKQASCLIWKLMELICKHNGKLVGTDISHLLLRNSDSSSKISTSDLIDFSNEALSRTVENKTCDAESASQDDVWAISNDTEKDLQCFRELLIFGKKKDALETAISKGLWGHAFMLAGKMDSRACSNVMSKFIDSLAVNDSLRTFYQLMSGKMPSSATCCEIKDCGHWHIHLAMVLSNHTHFKHLHQKTITRMGDTLASQGCSVAASFCYMVVQLGTDTQSTKTDTCLFGVNSSLPALKYATNEAIQRTEIFEYALSLGFDSVHLYNFQIFKFIYACRLAEAGLYIQALQYCEVISKALLASGSGHSLTLISQIIELSTKMRYVDQQFKDIPEIELSSEPEWLISIRKLHCHILEELNTHGSKTQDTNLPMLETNSQGTPPTIRTLPSYQISLLTTEKPDQENYTPDVHLVPPASQDILEYRDKPMIPKSSQILDPTCFQLSKKAVPLSVSPIYQMSSHQENLNGSPVEESIQDKPPAVLEPQIQILPTDVMQPEGLVHTDDSNDLPNDDSSETNASTNTLVRSQPSPSTLEPTAGDLQSQSLSIVPKSTQHTLDPHTLPSAMLSCSKSVATESEILPQITAPNIEPTTLASPMSVATECEPLPWLISPYKESQTVPSTTLPSISLETEIKCVHPTISPTTETNMVASTLSSSMSLVQDSVCIPPSCGPCTDLNSLSSTVLPSSKSLPAKSESIPQLIVPLPVTPSFDHMGKRCQKHHPVTQPSVAVAPLQMVSDNNQCYYSTKQNLSSPEVQQVHPKTTPRLCPAFEPQSLHSAVSNGKSQRTDTVDSQAVPLLTVPLPASHILPPISKDYSAIQGQHAAETEIRPAQMSCLLVDSALGQTPPRLFSANPYSMGEKMAHSKQTHTLSKPLIPRLFVPQSLHPDPKDQKQEAGGGWLSWLFGKKKEVCFPVDTGKSLVWDENLQRWVDPSEEKKKRKHELVHSKRVNRMTTEKLGELAEPHTKGLSSGMPILTSGPKRGYMATLNPVLMSNNTDTHFYTSSSISSCEPPMVKPANTYQTDRAISGHSIKQVSEHMGWKQSAPSMPYSPTSDDILEEIM, from the exons GCAGATGAGGTGCAGAGACAGGTCTATGAGCACTGACAGAAATAAAACCTCAACATACTGGTCAGAAAACTACACTGACTATTATAACTATGGag gtTGGAATCCTCAAGGACAATATTCTAATGCCTACTACCAAGATTACTACTATCCTTGCACTTATGGATACCAAACTGATTTCTCCAAAAGCAACAGTCAACAATATAACACAAA GCCTTACAACTATGAAGACTGGTGGAGATATGACCCACGTTATGATTCATCCTTTGACTATGATCAGTTCACCCAATGCCAGCTGTCTCCCTGTGATCAGAATGACACAGAAAGCAGCCACAGTGGCTACTCTACTCAGAGCATGTCTAGCACTAACAGTCAGAGTAGTCACTTTAGCTGGCATTCAGAACAG GGCTGGGGATACCCAATACAGCAGTACACTGACTATCCACATTATGATGGCAATATTCAGTCTCCAGCTCATTTTGTCGACCATGCTCATTTAGAGAAAGAATCCGGAAAAATCACAGTTGCATGCTCTTTAAAGG GTCCTTCCACCTCAGAGCAGTTCCCCTTCCTTCACTGCTGTGCTCGGTTTGGACCTGGTGGACAGCTGTCTGTTGTGCTTCCAAATCTTCCCTCTGAGGGCAAACCAGCACTGGTGCAGATCCACAGCACTGAG CAGATGATGCTGCAAGGCTGCAGGGACCAACCAGAACTCCAGGGCTTCCCAGGACCTCTAATAAA ACATAAGACCCATAAATCCGAGGTGCTGGAATTCATCAGAAAGAAGAGACAAGAATGCTTACATAATGAAACACTGGTAGAAAAACAAGCGTCTTGCCTAATATGGAAGCTCATGGAATTAATATGCAAACATAATGGT AAACTTGTGGGAACTGATATATCTCATCTTTTGTTGAGAAATTCAGACTCCTCCTCAAAAATTAGCACCTCTGATCTTATCGATTTTTCAAACGAAGCACTCAGTAGAACAGTGGAAAATAAGACATGTGATGCTGAATCAGCCAGTCAAGATGATGTTTGGGCAATATCAAATGACACAGAGAAGGATTTACAGTGCTTCAGAGAGCTGTTAATCTTTGGCAAGAAAAAG GATGCTCTGGAGACAGCGATAAGCAAAGGATTGTGGGGACATGCTTTCATGCTGGCTGGTAAAATGGATAGCAGGGCCTGTTCTAATGTGATGAGCAA GTTCATTGACAGTTTAGCAGTGAATGATTCATTGCGGACCTTTTATCAGCTAATGTCTGGAAAGATGCCATCATCTGCAACT TGTTGTGAAATTAAGGACTGCGGACATTGGCACATCCACCTGGCCATGGTTTTATCAAACCACACCCATTTCAAACATCTACACCAGAAAACCATTACTAGGATGGGAGACACACTGG CTTCCCAAGGATGTTCTGTTGCTGCAAGTTTCTGTTACATGGTGGTTCAACTAGGCACGGACACACAGAGTACCAAAACAGACACCTGTCTTTTTGGGGTCAATTCCAG TTTACCAGCCCTGAAGTATGCTACCAATGAAGCAATCCAGCGTACTGAAATCTTTGAATATGCCCTGTCTCTTGGCTTTGATTCAGTTCACCTTTATAACTTtcag attttcaaatttatttatgcTTGCCGGTTAGCTGAAGCCGGACTTTACATTCAAGCGCTTCAGTACTGTGAAGTGATCTCTAAAGCACTGCTAGCCTCAGGTTCAGGACACTCTCTGACCTTGATAAGCCAGATCATTGAG TTGTCTACAAAAATGAGATACGTTGACCAGCAGTTTAAAGACATCCCAGAAATTGAATTATCATCAGAACCAGAATGGCTGATCAGCATAAGGAAACTTCACTGCCATATTTTA GAGGAACTGAACACACATGGCTCAAAGACACAGGATACAAATCTTCCTATGTTAGAGACAAACTCCCAGGGCACACCACCAACAATTAGAACTCTACCTTCATATCAAATTTCCCTTCTGACTACAGAGAAGCCGGACCAAGAAAATTATACTCCAGATGTGCACCTAGTACCACCAG CATCACAAGACATTCTTGAATATAGAGACAAACCCATGATTCCAAAGTCTAGCCAAATACTTGATCCAACTTGTTTTCAACTTAGCAAGAAG GCAGTTCCATTGTCTGTATCTCCAATTTACCAAATGTCTTCTCACCAAGAAAATCTAAATGGCTCACCAGTGGAGGAATCAATTCAAGACAAGCCACCAGCAGTGTTGGAACCCCAGATTCAGATTTTGCCCACTGATGTAATGCAACCTGAAGGACTAGTTCACACAGATGATTCAAACGATTTGCCAAATGATGATTCCAGTGAAACCAACGCGTCAACAAATACTCTGGTCCGTTCACAGCCATCTCCATCAACGCTGGAGCCAACTGCAGGTGATCTCCAATCCCAGTCTCTGAGCATTGTTCCTAAATCTACACAACATACACTGGATCCTCATACATTGCCTTCAGCAATGTTATCTTGCTCCAAGTCAGTGGCAACAGAATCAGAGATTCTGCCTCAGATAACTGCTCCAAATATAGAGCCCACAACACTGGCTTCTCCAATGTCAGTGGCAACAGAGTGTGAACCATTACCTTGGTTGATTTCTCCTTATAAAGAGTCCCAAACAGTGCCTTCTACAACATTACCTTCCATATCATTGGAAACAGAAATTAAGTGTGTCCATCCGACAATTTCACCAACCACAGAGACAAATATGGTGGCTTCTACATTATCTTCTTCCATGTCACTGGTACAAGATTCAGTGTGTATACCTCCATCGTGTGGCCCATGCACAGATCTAAATTCATTGTCTTCTACAGTATTACCTTCATCCAAGTCCCTGCCAGCAAAATCAGAGTCTATTCCGCAGTTAATTGTGCCACTGCCTGTTACACCATCTTTTGACCACATGGGTAAACGGTGTCAAAAACACCATCCAGTAACTCAACCAAGTGTTGCTGTAGCTCCACTCCAAATGGTATCTGATAATAATCAGTGTTATTATTCTACAAAGCAGAACTTGTCTTCACCCGAGGTACAACAAGTGCATCCCAAGACAACACCCAGGCTGTGCCCAGCCTTTGAGCCCCAGTCACTTCATTCAGCTGTGTCCAATGGAAAATCTCAGCGAACAGATACTGTGGACTCACAAGCAGTGCCTCTTCTTACTGTGCCTTTACCTGCATCCCATATTTTGCCTCCAATCAGCAAAGATTATTCAGCAATCCAGGGTCAGCATGCAGCAGAGACAGAGATCAGACCTGCCCAGATGTCATGCCTGTTGGTAGACTCAGCTCTAGGCCAGACACCTCCCAGACTTTTCAGTGCAAATCCCTATTCCATGGGAGAGAAAATGGCTCACTcaaagcagacacacacattatcaAAACCCTTGATACCTCGGCTCTTTGTCCCTCAGAGTCTACATCCAGATCCCAAAGACCAAAAG CAGGAAGCTGGAGGTGGGTGGCTCAGTTGGTTGTTTGGCAAAAAGAAGGAAGTTTGTTTCCCTGTAGATACTGGCAAATCA CTTGTTTGGGATGAAAACCTTCAAAGATGGGTGGATCCCagtgaggaaaagaaaaag AGAAAACATGAGTTAGTGCATTCTAAAAGAGTTAATAGGATGACTACTGAAAAGTTAGGAGAATTGGCTGAGCCACACACGAAGGGGCTATCCAGTGGCATGCCCATTTTGACATCAG GGCCTAAGAGAGGATATATGGCAACTCTCAATCCAGTCTTAATGTCTAACAATACAGACACTCATTTTTACACTTCATCAAGCATAAGCAGTTGTGAGCCACCAATGGTCAAGCCTGCCAACACATATCAAACTGACCGAG CTATTTCTGGACACTCTATAAAGCAAGTATCTGAACACATGGGATGGAAGCAAAGTGCCCCGTCTATGCCATATTCACCAACATCTGAT GATATTCTTGAAGAGATAATGTGA